Proteins encoded in a region of the Nitrospira sp. genome:
- a CDS encoding biopolymer transporter ExbD encodes MILETRQRRFLAEINVIPLVDVVLVLLVIFMVTAPMLYRGMDIKLPASASNTIKPEIRAVLTIEKDQRLYLDKDQVSVAQLERKLRVMKEEHADVSLYLRADRDVPYGIVVQVMDGVKKAGIEKLGMVTDPTGPERVSEGTPSQHNQ; translated from the coding sequence ATGATCTTGGAGACGAGGCAGCGTCGATTTTTAGCGGAGATCAACGTGATTCCGCTCGTGGACGTTGTGCTGGTGCTACTGGTGATCTTTATGGTCACGGCACCGATGCTCTATCGAGGCATGGACATCAAGTTGCCGGCTTCAGCGTCGAACACGATCAAGCCGGAGATCCGAGCGGTGCTGACGATCGAGAAGGATCAACGTCTGTATCTCGACAAAGATCAGGTGAGCGTGGCTCAGCTGGAGCGGAAGCTGCGCGTGATGAAGGAAGAGCATGCCGATGTCTCATTGTATTTACGCGCAGACCGCGATGTGCCGTATGGAATTGTGGTTCAGGTGATGGATGGAGTCAAAAAGGCGGGCATCGAAAAACTCGGCATGGTAACTGATCCCACCGGACCCGAACGTGTCAGTGAGGGTACGCCATCCCAACACAACCAGTAG
- a CDS encoding MotA/TolQ/ExbB proton channel family protein, whose translation MFQTGPLGVVLSLGIVSKVVLLLLICFSITSWAIIFYKLAVFRTADAKDRHFMTVLLRARDVEEVTRHAQQTVGSPCAKIFHAVIQRIGYIPTEVNENGSVAYDRHVMERTAAHLAQGQITKLESFLPFLATTGNICPFVGLLGTVMGIIDSFREIGTQGTASIAAVAPGVSEALIATAAGLFAAIPAVVAYNYFLVRIRRAAMHMDSVVVELLALIPAQTRPIAPVPVGVKG comes from the coding sequence ATGTTTCAAACCGGCCCACTAGGAGTCGTTCTGTCGCTCGGGATCGTGTCCAAGGTGGTTCTCTTGCTCCTGATCTGCTTCTCGATCACGTCATGGGCCATCATCTTCTACAAATTGGCCGTATTTCGCACCGCTGATGCAAAAGATCGCCATTTTATGACCGTGTTGCTGCGGGCCAGAGATGTGGAGGAAGTCACTCGGCATGCGCAACAGACAGTTGGGAGTCCCTGCGCGAAGATTTTTCATGCCGTGATTCAACGGATCGGCTACATTCCCACCGAGGTGAATGAAAACGGTTCTGTCGCGTACGATCGACATGTGATGGAGCGGACGGCGGCCCATCTTGCTCAAGGTCAAATCACCAAGTTGGAATCGTTTCTCCCATTTCTTGCGACGACCGGAAATATCTGTCCGTTCGTGGGCCTCTTGGGAACGGTGATGGGTATCATCGACTCATTCCGGGAAATCGGCACACAAGGCACAGCCAGCATTGCGGCTGTGGCTCCCGGCGTCTCCGAAGCCTTGATCGCGACCGCAGCCGGATTGTTTGCCGCGATTCCTGCCGTCGTTGCCTATAATTATTTTCTCGTACGTATCAGACGCGCGGCCATGCACATGGATTCGGTCGTGGTGGAGTTGCTCGCTTTGATTCCAGCCCAAACGAGACCTATCGCTCCGGTTCCCGTTGGAGTGAAAGGATGA